One Lycium barbarum isolate Lr01 chromosome 5, ASM1917538v2, whole genome shotgun sequence genomic window carries:
- the LOC132640751 gene encoding aspartic proteinase 36-like isoform X2 produces MLYFAKIGIGTPPNNYTVQVDTGSNIMWVNCIACQECPTRGYHGLELTLYNPKDSLTGKLILCGQSFCKNINRGSVPGCFGNSPCNYKQVYGDGSYSNGYLVEDVVQYDQVSGDLQTKSANGSVIFGCSGSQSGDLSSSDEAFDGILGFGKSNSSILSQLASSGKVKNMFAHCLDGVNGGGIFAIGNVVQPKVNMTSLVPNQPHYSVDMMAVEVGYQFLNLSVDVLMNGENNGVIIDSGTTLAYLPEVIYAPLVKKILSWQPDLKLRKVRDEYTCFKYSESVDDGFPQVIFHFRNSLSLRVRPREYLFPFEDLFCIGWQNSGNQSRDKWNLMLFGDLVLSNKLVLYDLENQTIGWTEYNCSSSIQLKDEITGSVRLVGAHSLSTGSRLTAHTALTSLLLVALLHNYLFNW; encoded by the exons GCTTTACTTTGCTAAGATTGGGATTGGAACACCTCCAAATAATTATACTGTTCAAGTGGATACAGGAAGTAACATAATGTGGGTTAACTGCATTGCATGTCAAGAATGCCCCACAAGAGGCTATCATGGT CTGGAGCTAACACTCTACAATCCAAAGGATTCTCTCACTGGTAAACTCATTCTTTGTGGTCAATCATTTTGCAAAAACATCAACAGAGGTTCAGTACCAGGCTGCTTTGGTAATAGTCCTTGTAATTATAAACAAGTTTATGGAGATGGAAGCTACAGCAATGGCTACCTTGTGGAGGATGTTGTCCAATATGATCAGGTGTCAGGTGATCTCCAAACTAAATCAGCAAATGGGAGTGTTATTTTTGG GTGTAGTGGTTCACAATCTGGGGACCTGAGTTCCTCTGATGAAGCTTTTGATGGGATTCTTGGATTTGGGAAATCAAACTCATCCATACTTTCCCAGCTGGCTTCATCTGGAAAAGTGAAGAATATGTTTGCACACTGCTTAGATGGTGTGAATGGTGGTGGTATTTTTGCCATTGGGAATGTTGTGCAACCAAAAGTGAACATGACTTCATTGGTGCCTAACCA GCCACATTACAGTGTCGATATGATGGCAGTTGAAGTTGGTTATCAGTTTCTAAATCTGTCTGTTGATGTATTGATGAATGGAGAGAACAATGGAGTAataattgatagtggaacaacattGGCTTATCTTCCTGAGGTGATTTATGCTCCACTAGTGAAAAAG ATACTCTCCTGGCAACCTGATCTGAAATTGCGTAAAGTTCGTGATGAGTATACATGCTTTAAATACTCTGAAAG tgttgatgACGGATTTCCGCAAGTCATTTTTCATTTCAGAAATTCTCTATCTTTAAGAGTTAGACCCCGCGAGTATCTGTTCCCGTTT GAAGATTTATTTTGCATTGGATGGCAAAATAGTGGTAATCAATCAAGGGATAAATGGAACCTTATGCTTTTTGGAG ATTTGGTACTATCAAATAAGCTTGTCCTGTATGATCTTGAAAACCAAACCATTGGCTGGACTGAATATAATT GCTCATCAAGCATTCAATTAAAAGATGAAATAACTGGATCAGTTCGTTTAGTAGGTGCTCACTCTCTGTCAACTGGTTCTCGTTTGACAGCGCACACGGCTCTAACATCCTTGTTGTTAGTAGCTCTGCTGCACAATTATCTATTCAACTGGTAA